TCGATCATCGGGTAGTGTGAAAAGTCCGAATTCTTATAATGTGCTCATTATGGTTGATGAATCACTTCCCAACGACATCCAAGACTGCCATCGCCTGATTGCGATATTGCAAAGGCAAGTCGATGACGGGCAACAAAAGATCAATCAACAAGCGACCCAGCTTTCACTCAAGGACAAGCTGGTCGAAGAACAGGCCCACTCGGTCTTGCAGCTCAAGGACAACCAGGACCAGCTCAATGAGAAAGTCACCGAGCTGAACCTGACGATCGAGAAACTTCTTAAACAACTCTACGGCCGTAAGAGCGAACGGCGAATCGACGGTGCCGGTCAGTTGCTGCTGGACCTGGGCGAGGAAGTCACGCCCGAAGTGGTCAGCGCGCTCGAAGAAGCGATCCGGCTCGCTGAACAGATTGCCCAGGGCGCCGAAGAATCGAGCCGAAAGTGCAAACCCAGGCGCCCGCAACGCGACGACCGTAAGTTCCCCGCACACCTGCCGCGTTATGAGAAACTCGTTGACCTTCCCAAGGAACAACGCGAGGGATTGAAACTGATCGGCTACGATGAAGTCGAAACACTTGAATTGATCCGCAGTGAACTGCGCGTGCGGGTGACCAGGTATGCCAAGTACGCGCACCCAGCGGACAAAACCCAAGGCATCCTCAGTCCTGAGCGGCCGACCGGACTGGTCGAGGGCCATCGTTTCGATCCATCGATCGGTGTGGAAGTCGTGGCGGCGAAATACTTCTATCATCTCCCGTTTTACCGCCAGCAAGACCTGTTCGCCGGCAGTGGCTGGACCCCCAGTCGCAGCACGCTGCAAAACATCGAAGCGGGTGTTGAGTTTGCACTTCGTCCGCTGGCGGCGCACCTGCGCAGTTATCTGAAACAGGATCAAACGATCGGTTGCGACGACACCGGCGTGTTGTTGATCACTCCCGCCGCGATGCCGGATCTGTCCCAGCATCCCCGCGGGCAGCGGATCGGCGAGGTGCTGGAAACCGCGATCGCCGCTGGCAAGCCCAGCATCAACGCAAAGATGTGGGGCTATTACGCCTCGCGTCTTC
The sequence above is a segment of the Gimesia algae genome. Coding sequences within it:
- the tnpC gene encoding IS66 family transposase, with translation MVDESLPNDIQDCHRLIAILQRQVDDGQQKINQQATQLSLKDKLVEEQAHSVLQLKDNQDQLNEKVTELNLTIEKLLKQLYGRKSERRIDGAGQLLLDLGEEVTPEVVSALEEAIRLAEQIAQGAEESSRKCKPRRPQRDDRKFPAHLPRYEKLVDLPKEQREGLKLIGYDEVETLELIRSELRVRVTRYAKYAHPADKTQGILSPERPTGLVEGHRFDPSIGVEVVAAKYFYHLPFYRQQDLFAGSGWTPSRSTLQNIEAGVEFALRPLAAHLRSYLKQDQTIGCDDTGVLLITPAAMPDLSQHPRGQRIGEVLETAIAAGKPSINAKMWGYYASRLPVVAFDFTVSRHRDGPDEVLGDFAGNLIGDCWSGFQKIEVRSGSRITFAACWAHARRKIDECRSAFPLQVAQLESWIRMLYDIEDQIQKLNASQRLARRRSLSRHVLGLIEEYLSGEEMSPGRVLPKSNLGQAAAYVRRHWEALSRFIDDASIPIDNNDCEQLMKRVATGRKNWMFKGSVFAGDRAANLMTIVGTAIRNDLDVAAYLHDVLQRALDGETDWARLAPHAWKAEHPESIRTYRQDERRQSADRKRKRRARRRLGK